In Cupriavidus taiwanensis, the following proteins share a genomic window:
- a CDS encoding pseudouridine synthase, whose protein sequence is MTDSNSPKRKTLGIKAASDTGTAARKGGTRPVRVSDLNRKRVQAVSEGIKRAQQRAGKTGASGAQGEAPAQPRQPRTPRPADAERQARPRRFEGGESRPPRRFGDDDNRPRRTGDERGEARPRRFESNESRPPRRFGDDDNRPRRFEGSESRPPRRFSDDDKRPRRFEGSEARPPRRFSDDENRPRRTGGERGEARPRRFEGNEARPPRRFGDDDNRPRRTGDERGEARPRRFEGNESRPPRRFGDDDNRPRRFEGADSRPRRHGDDERRTRPAPSGERRREGTAPARRFSDAADRIRTAGPARPERPERAPAPASRREAPAAPRDESSHDDGLVRLSKRMSELGLCSRREADEWIPRGWVLVDGKPVTELGSRIRPDAEIEILQEARSEQGERVTVLLNKPVGYVSGQAEDGYEPAAALFAPENQWEGDPTRKRFAPWQRKNLAPAGRLDIDSTGLLVLTQDGRVARALIGEDSTVEKEYLVRVVWHSPHGPVERNISAEFPADDLELLRHGLSLDGVPLKPAKVSWQNEEQLRFVLREGRKRQIRRMCEQVGLQVVGLKRVRMGRVVLGDLPPGKWRFLGQFEKF, encoded by the coding sequence AGCGCAAGACGCTAGGCATCAAGGCCGCCAGCGATACCGGCACGGCCGCGCGCAAGGGCGGCACCCGCCCCGTGCGCGTGTCTGACCTCAACCGCAAGCGCGTGCAGGCCGTCTCCGAGGGCATCAAGCGCGCCCAGCAGCGTGCCGGCAAGACCGGTGCCAGCGGGGCCCAGGGCGAAGCGCCGGCGCAGCCGCGCCAGCCGCGCACGCCCCGCCCTGCCGACGCCGAACGCCAGGCGCGTCCGCGCCGCTTCGAGGGCGGCGAGTCGCGCCCGCCGCGACGCTTTGGCGACGACGACAACCGTCCGCGCCGCACCGGCGACGAGCGCGGCGAAGCGCGCCCGCGCCGCTTCGAAAGCAACGAGTCGCGTCCGCCGCGACGCTTCGGCGATGACGACAACCGTCCGCGCCGTTTCGAAGGCAGCGAATCGCGCCCGCCGCGCCGCTTCAGCGATGACGACAAACGTCCGCGCCGTTTCGAGGGCAGCGAAGCGCGCCCGCCGCGCCGCTTCAGCGATGACGAGAACCGCCCGCGCCGCACTGGCGGCGAACGCGGCGAAGCGCGCCCGCGCCGCTTCGAAGGCAACGAAGCGCGTCCGCCGCGACGCTTCGGCGATGACGACAACCGCCCACGCCGCACCGGCGACGAGCGCGGCGAAGCGCGCCCGCGCCGTTTCGAAGGCAACGAGTCGCGTCCGCCGCGCCGCTTCGGCGACGACGACAATCGTCCACGCCGCTTCGAAGGCGCCGACTCGCGCCCGCGCCGCCATGGCGACGACGAGCGGCGCACGCGGCCCGCGCCGTCGGGCGAGCGCCGCCGCGAAGGCACGGCGCCGGCACGCCGCTTCAGCGACGCGGCCGACCGCATCCGCACCGCCGGCCCCGCTCGCCCGGAACGCCCGGAACGCGCACCAGCGCCGGCTTCGCGCCGCGAAGCTCCCGCGGCGCCGCGCGACGAATCCAGCCACGACGACGGCCTGGTACGCCTGTCCAAGCGCATGTCCGAACTCGGCCTGTGCTCGCGCCGCGAGGCGGACGAATGGATTCCGCGCGGGTGGGTGCTGGTCGATGGCAAGCCCGTGACCGAACTGGGCAGCCGCATCCGCCCGGACGCCGAGATCGAGATCCTGCAGGAAGCGCGCTCCGAGCAAGGCGAGCGCGTCACCGTGCTGCTGAACAAGCCGGTCGGCTACGTTTCGGGCCAGGCCGAGGACGGTTACGAGCCCGCCGCGGCGCTGTTTGCCCCCGAGAACCAGTGGGAAGGCGATCCCACGCGCAAGCGCTTTGCGCCGTGGCAGCGCAAGAACCTGGCGCCGGCCGGCCGCCTCGATATCGACTCCACCGGCCTGCTGGTGCTGACGCAGGACGGCCGCGTCGCGCGCGCGCTGATCGGCGAGGATTCGACCGTCGAGAAGGAATACCTGGTGCGCGTGGTCTGGCACTCGCCGCACGGGCCGGTCGAGCGCAACATCAGCGCGGAATTCCCCGCCGATGACCTGGAACTGCTGCGCCACGGCCTGTCGCTGGACGGCGTGCCGCTCAAGCCGGCCAAGGTCAGCTGGCAGAACGAAGAGCAGTTGCGCTTCGTGCTGCGCGAGGGCCGCAAGCGCCAGATCCGCCGCATGTGCGAACAGGTGGGGCTGCAGGTGGTGGGCCTCAAGCGCGTGCGCATGGGACGCGTGGTGCTGGGCGACCTGCCGCCGGGCAAGTGGCGGTTCCTGGGGCAGTTCGAGAAGTTCTGA
- the ligA gene encoding NAD-dependent DNA ligase LigA codes for MTATHRGAQADASAPAGALPADAAASRVAWLREELDRHNYQYYVLDAPTVPDAEYDALFSELMALELEHPELQTPDSPTQRVGGEPLAAFDSVRHRVPMLSLNNAFADDDVLNFDRRCAQGLGRSAPAAGEADLFSAADAVEYACELKFDGLAMSLRYEDGRLVQAATRGDGETGEDVTVNVRTIKAIPLKLRGQAPAVLEVRGEVFMFRRDFDKLNARQAEAGEKTFVNPRNAAAGSLRQLDPRITARRPLSFFAYGLGELQGVERPPTHSAMLDGFAALGLPVCKDRAVVKGAQGLLDFYRDIGKRRDELPYDIDGVVYKVNALAEQERLGFVSRAPRFALAHKFPAQEMTTIVEDIEVQVGRTGAITPVARLRPVFVGGVTVTNATLHNEDEIRRKDVHVGDTVIVRRAGDVIPEVVAVVAERRPADARAFVMPTACPVCGSHIEKLEDEAIARCTGGLICAAQRKQSLLHFAQRRAMDIEGLGDKLVEQLVDQGIVRTPADLYKLGIAKLAALERMADKSAANLVAAIDKSRATTMNRFIFALGIRHVGEATAKDLARHFGKLDALMVADEAALLEVNDVGPVVAQSIAHFFAEPHNVEVIEQLRAAGVHWPESEPVAKAPAPLSGKTFVLTGTLPTLSREDAKELLEAAGAKVAGSVSKKTDYVVAGAEAGSKLDKAEALGVPVLDEAGMLALLAQAGAAPAEE; via the coding sequence ATGACCGCAACACACCGCGGCGCGCAGGCAGATGCCTCCGCGCCCGCCGGCGCCTTGCCGGCCGACGCCGCCGCCAGCCGCGTGGCCTGGCTGCGCGAAGAGCTGGACCGCCACAACTACCAGTATTACGTGCTGGACGCGCCCACCGTTCCCGATGCGGAATACGATGCGCTGTTCAGCGAGCTGATGGCGCTGGAGCTCGAGCATCCCGAGCTGCAGACCCCGGACTCGCCCACGCAGCGCGTGGGCGGCGAGCCGCTGGCGGCGTTCGACTCGGTGCGGCACCGGGTGCCGATGCTGTCGCTCAACAACGCCTTCGCCGACGACGATGTGTTGAACTTCGACCGCCGCTGCGCGCAGGGGCTGGGCCGCAGCGCGCCCGCGGCGGGCGAGGCCGACCTCTTCAGCGCCGCCGACGCGGTCGAGTACGCGTGCGAGCTGAAGTTCGACGGCCTGGCCATGTCGCTGCGCTATGAGGACGGCCGCCTGGTGCAGGCCGCGACCCGGGGCGATGGCGAGACCGGCGAGGATGTCACCGTCAACGTGCGCACCATCAAGGCAATTCCGCTCAAGCTGCGGGGCCAGGCGCCCGCGGTGCTGGAGGTGCGCGGCGAGGTCTTCATGTTCCGCCGCGACTTCGACAAGCTCAACGCGCGCCAGGCCGAGGCCGGCGAGAAGACCTTCGTCAACCCGCGCAATGCCGCCGCCGGCAGCCTGCGCCAGCTCGATCCGCGCATCACCGCGCGGCGTCCGCTGTCGTTCTTCGCCTACGGCCTGGGCGAACTGCAGGGCGTGGAGCGGCCGCCGACCCACAGCGCCATGCTCGACGGCTTTGCCGCGCTGGGTTTGCCGGTGTGCAAGGACCGTGCGGTGGTGAAGGGCGCGCAAGGGCTGCTCGATTTCTATCGCGACATCGGCAAGCGCCGCGACGAGCTGCCCTACGACATCGACGGCGTGGTCTACAAGGTCAACGCGCTGGCCGAGCAGGAGCGCCTGGGCTTTGTCTCGCGCGCGCCGCGCTTTGCGCTGGCGCACAAGTTCCCGGCGCAGGAGATGACCACCATCGTCGAGGACATCGAGGTGCAGGTCGGCCGCACCGGCGCGATCACGCCGGTGGCGCGGCTCAGGCCGGTGTTCGTCGGCGGCGTGACCGTGACCAATGCCACGCTGCACAACGAGGACGAGATCCGCCGCAAGGACGTGCATGTCGGCGACACCGTGATCGTGCGCCGCGCCGGCGACGTGATCCCGGAAGTCGTCGCCGTGGTGGCCGAGCGGCGCCCGGCCGATGCCCGCGCCTTCGTGATGCCGACCGCCTGCCCGGTGTGCGGCTCGCATATCGAGAAGCTCGAGGACGAGGCCATTGCCCGCTGCACCGGCGGCCTGATCTGCGCGGCGCAGCGCAAGCAGTCGCTGCTGCATTTCGCGCAGCGGCGCGCCATGGACATCGAAGGCCTGGGCGACAAGCTGGTCGAGCAACTGGTCGACCAGGGCATCGTGCGCACGCCGGCCGACCTGTACAAGCTCGGCATTGCCAAGCTGGCTGCGCTCGAGCGCATGGCCGACAAGTCGGCCGCCAACCTGGTCGCGGCGATCGACAAGTCGCGCGCGACCACCATGAACCGCTTTATCTTCGCGCTCGGCATCCGCCACGTCGGCGAAGCCACCGCCAAGGACCTGGCCCGGCACTTCGGCAAGCTCGATGCGCTGATGGTGGCCGACGAAGCCGCACTGCTAGAGGTCAACGACGTCGGTCCGGTTGTGGCGCAGTCGATCGCGCACTTCTTCGCCGAGCCGCACAACGTCGAGGTCATCGAGCAACTGCGCGCCGCCGGCGTACACTGGCCGGAAAGCGAGCCGGTGGCGAAGGCGCCGGCGCCGCTGTCAGGCAAGACCTTTGTGCTGACCGGCACGCTGCCGACGCTGTCGCGCGAAGACGCCAAGGAACTGCTGGAAGCCGCCGGCGCCAAGGTGGCGGGGTCGGTGTCGAAGAAGACCGACTACGTGGTCGCCGGCGCCGAGGCCGGCAGCAAGCTGGACAAGGCCGAGGCGCTGGGTGTGCCGGTGCTGGACGAGGCCGGCATGCTGGCGCTGCTGGCGCAAGCCGGCGCCGCGCCGGCCGAGGAATAA
- the def gene encoding peptide deformylase gives MIREILKMGDPRLLQVARPVERFNTPELRTLIEDMFDTMDHANGAGLAAPQIGVDLQVVIFGFDRNPRYPDAPTVPKTVLINPVLEMQSDEMEDGWEGCLSVPGLRGVVPRHLRLKYSGYDLMGNRIERVAEGFHARVVQHECDHLQGILYPMRIRDFSNFGFTEVLFPDLPANSDD, from the coding sequence ATGATCCGCGAGATTCTCAAGATGGGCGATCCGCGCCTGCTGCAGGTGGCGCGGCCGGTGGAGCGCTTCAACACGCCGGAGCTGCGCACGCTGATCGAAGACATGTTCGACACCATGGACCACGCCAACGGCGCGGGCCTGGCCGCGCCGCAGATCGGCGTTGACCTGCAGGTGGTGATCTTCGGCTTCGACCGCAATCCGCGCTACCCGGACGCGCCCACCGTGCCCAAGACGGTGCTGATCAACCCGGTGCTGGAAATGCAGTCCGACGAGATGGAGGACGGCTGGGAAGGCTGCCTGTCGGTGCCGGGCCTGCGCGGCGTGGTGCCGCGCCACCTGCGGCTGAAGTACAGCGGCTACGACCTGATGGGCAACCGCATCGAACGCGTGGCCGAGGGCTTCCATGCGCGCGTGGTGCAGCACGAGTGCGACCACCTGCAGGGGATTCTTTATCCGATGCGGATCAGGGATTTTTCGAACTTCGGGTTTACCGAGGTTCTGTTTCCGGATTTGCCGGCGAACAGCGACGATTGA